From a single Nostoc edaphicum CCNP1411 genomic region:
- a CDS encoding nucleotide sugar dehydrogenase, whose amino-acid sequence MSNRIAVIGLGYVGLPVALAFAKKFPYTIGFDINLEKVKNLKQGCDRTGQISTDELINSSLIITSDIYDLVDTNFFVIAVPTPVDRNHNPDLSLLIKASELVAKVLQPGAIVVYESTVYPGVTEDICGATLAKVSGLQMGVDFKLGYSPERINPGDKAHTLEKIVKVVAGEDAETLERVANVYTAIIDAGVYRTSSIKVAEAAKVIENTQRDLNIALMNELALICDRIGIRTHDVLAAANTKWNFLPFTPGLVGGHCIGVDPYYLTTKAEELGYHPEVILAGRRINDSMGTYLGQRFIKLLVEANLSIKEARVGILGLTFKENVPDIRNSRIPDMVAELQQFGIEPLLHDPLVDPDEAYQEYGIDLVDWHNLCDLDGVIFAVSHQAYLDMPCEQLFNCLRPGGVLMDIKSIFSQTTLPLHIHYWSL is encoded by the coding sequence ATGAGCAACCGCATTGCTGTTATTGGTCTTGGCTACGTTGGACTACCTGTTGCCCTAGCGTTTGCCAAAAAGTTTCCCTACACTATTGGATTTGATATCAATTTAGAGAAAGTTAAAAATTTAAAACAAGGCTGCGATCGCACGGGTCAAATCTCTACCGATGAGTTAATAAATTCTAGTCTCATCATCACTTCAGACATCTATGACTTGGTAGATACAAACTTTTTTGTGATTGCCGTACCTACCCCAGTTGACCGCAACCATAATCCTGACCTCAGCTTGCTGATTAAAGCCTCTGAACTCGTTGCAAAAGTGCTACAACCTGGTGCGATCGTAGTGTACGAATCGACGGTCTATCCTGGGGTTACAGAGGATATCTGCGGAGCAACTTTGGCCAAAGTATCAGGCTTACAAATGGGTGTTGATTTCAAGCTGGGCTATTCTCCAGAACGGATTAATCCCGGTGACAAAGCTCATACTCTGGAAAAGATTGTCAAAGTGGTAGCTGGGGAAGATGCCGAAACTTTGGAACGAGTTGCAAATGTCTATACAGCCATTATTGATGCCGGTGTCTATCGCACCTCTTCAATTAAAGTCGCTGAGGCTGCCAAAGTCATTGAGAATACTCAGCGAGACTTGAATATTGCTTTGATGAACGAACTGGCGTTAATATGCGATCGCATCGGTATCCGCACCCATGATGTTTTAGCAGCTGCAAACACCAAATGGAACTTTTTGCCATTCACCCCAGGACTTGTTGGTGGTCACTGCATTGGGGTTGACCCCTACTATCTAACTACCAAGGCAGAAGAACTGGGGTATCATCCCGAAGTCATCCTAGCCGGTCGTCGGATTAACGACAGTATGGGTACTTACCTCGGTCAGCGTTTTATCAAACTCTTAGTTGAAGCTAACCTGTCGATTAAAGAAGCACGGGTAGGAATTCTTGGTCTTACCTTTAAAGAAAATGTACCCGACATCCGCAATAGTCGCATACCAGATATGGTGGCAGAATTGCAGCAATTCGGTATTGAACCACTCTTACACGATCCTCTGGTAGATCCTGATGAAGCATACCAAGAATATGGGATTGATTTAGTAGATTGGCATAACTTATGTGATTTAGATGGGGTAATATTTGCAGTCAGCCATCAGGCTTACTTAGATATGCCTTGCGAACAACTTTTCAACTGTTTGCGTCCAGGTGGAGTGCTAATGGATATCAAGTCTATTTTTAGTCAGACTACACTACCACTTCATATTCATTACTGGAGCTTATAA
- a CDS encoding NAD-dependent epimerase has protein sequence MVKVLVTGAAGFIGFHLSQRLLTRGDEVVGLDNLNDYYDVLLKKDRLAQLEENPNFSFYRLDLADSVAIAQLFAEQRFDVVVNLAAQAGVRYSIKNPHAYVDSNLVGFINILEGCRHSGVQHLVFASSSSVYGANTKTPFSIHDNVDHPVSLYAATKKANELMAHSYSHLYGLATTGLRFFTVYGPWGRPDMALFLFTKAILAKHPIDVFNYGRMCRDFTYIDDIVEGIIRVMDKIPEPNIAWSGDAPDPGTSKAAYKIYNIGNNQPVELMHFIEVLEDCLGMKAQKNLLPLQPGDVPVTYADVDDLVNDVGFKPSTPIEVGIGRFVDWYCSYYQNARTQLTQTSWVKVGIWE, from the coding sequence ATGGTCAAGGTTTTAGTCACTGGCGCTGCTGGTTTTATTGGTTTTCATCTCAGCCAACGTTTATTAACCAGAGGTGATGAGGTTGTTGGTCTAGATAACCTAAATGATTACTACGATGTCCTACTTAAAAAAGACCGTTTAGCTCAACTAGAAGAAAACCCAAATTTTAGTTTTTATAGACTGGATTTGGCAGACTCGGTAGCTATAGCTCAACTTTTCGCCGAACAACGCTTTGATGTGGTGGTCAATTTAGCAGCACAAGCCGGTGTCCGATACTCCATCAAGAACCCTCATGCGTATGTAGATAGCAACTTAGTAGGCTTTATTAATATCCTCGAAGGTTGTCGCCATTCAGGCGTTCAACACTTAGTATTTGCCTCTTCTAGTTCTGTATACGGTGCTAATACTAAAACACCCTTTTCTATTCACGACAATGTAGATCATCCAGTTAGCTTATATGCTGCTACAAAAAAAGCTAACGAGTTAATGGCTCATAGTTATAGCCATTTATATGGTTTAGCAACAACTGGACTCCGCTTTTTCACTGTCTATGGGCCGTGGGGTCGTCCAGATATGGCGCTGTTTTTGTTTACTAAAGCAATTTTGGCAAAGCATCCGATTGATGTGTTTAATTACGGTAGAATGTGCCGAGATTTTACATATATTGACGACATTGTAGAAGGTATTATCCGGGTGATGGATAAAATTCCTGAGCCAAATATCGCCTGGTCAGGAGATGCACCCGACCCAGGAACGAGTAAGGCTGCTTATAAAATTTACAACATAGGTAATAATCAACCAGTTGAATTAATGCACTTTATAGAAGTGCTAGAAGATTGTTTGGGAATGAAAGCACAAAAGAATTTGCTCCCTTTACAACCTGGTGATGTCCCCGTTACTTATGCAGATGTTGATGATTTAGTTAATGATGTAGGTTTTAAACCTAGCACGCCTATTGAGGTAGGAATTGGACGTTTTGTAGATTGGTATTGTTCTTATTATCAGAATGCTAGGACTCAATTAACCCAAACTTCTTGGGTAAAAGTGGGAATTTGGGAATAA
- a CDS encoding sensor histidine kinase has product MNTSITNDMLTALDILALEQINEGLFKIIGNLPDWYNQFPCKELASGINISIPQEEFSFLKNFLIDAEEFWINNNNNVKKLSSGLWTEIDATGQEYHFKAYAIFVDKRKFLLIEALEDSYKEQQYILQKAREYKLIYQQLLKDNQKKDVLIHCLIHDIAVELSAINCCFSLLEFENLTPKGKEYLETGIKQCLKQEMLIKDTLDAFSNEVLLPENSPIAIQEAPNILNSIQEVIEFLKPSFALNHIQLQFFTNIDKTIDWTVIGDQSRLDRVISNLVENAYRYSVTGSTVTIGLELDGEYVLVTVDDQGLGVPPEMVKNLFQKFSQGKDKSGRAGLGLYFCRITLERWGGIIGYLPRPEGGSRFWFRLPRLASK; this is encoded by the coding sequence ATGAATACATCTATCACAAATGATATGCTCACTGCTTTAGATATTCTAGCGTTAGAGCAAATTAATGAAGGGTTATTTAAAATAATTGGTAATTTACCTGATTGGTACAATCAATTTCCTTGTAAAGAATTAGCATCAGGGATAAATATATCAATACCGCAGGAAGAGTTTTCTTTTTTAAAGAATTTTTTAATTGATGCTGAAGAATTTTGGATTAACAATAATAATAATGTTAAAAAACTGAGTTCAGGTTTATGGACTGAAATAGATGCCACTGGGCAAGAATATCATTTTAAAGCTTATGCAATTTTTGTCGATAAGAGAAAATTTTTATTGATTGAGGCTTTAGAAGATTCTTATAAAGAACAGCAGTATATTCTACAAAAAGCTAGAGAATATAAGTTAATTTATCAGCAATTGCTCAAGGATAATCAAAAAAAAGATGTTTTAATCCATTGTCTTATACATGATATAGCAGTGGAGCTAAGTGCTATAAATTGCTGTTTTTCACTCCTGGAATTTGAGAATTTAACACCTAAAGGAAAAGAGTATTTAGAAACTGGTATCAAACAATGTCTCAAGCAAGAGATGCTAATTAAGGATACTTTAGACGCTTTTTCCAATGAAGTACTATTACCAGAAAATTCTCCTATTGCTATTCAAGAAGCACCCAATATACTAAATTCTATCCAAGAGGTAATTGAGTTTTTAAAGCCTAGTTTTGCTCTTAATCATATACAATTACAGTTTTTCACCAATATTGATAAGACAATAGACTGGACAGTTATTGGAGATCAATCTCGTTTAGATAGAGTGATTTCTAATCTAGTAGAAAATGCTTATCGTTACAGCGTAACAGGTTCTACTGTGACTATTGGTCTAGAATTAGATGGGGAATATGTTTTAGTTACTGTAGATGATCAGGGTTTAGGTGTACCACCAGAAATGGTAAAAAATTTATTTCAAAAGTTCTCCCAAGGTAAAGATAAATCAGGGAGAGCAGGTTTAGGTCTTTATTTTTGTAGAATCACACTCGAACGCTGGGGAGGTATAATTGGTTATTTACCTCGTCCTGAAGGTGGTTCTAGATTTTGGTTCCGCTTGCCAAGATTAGCATCAAAGTAA
- a CDS encoding sugar transferase, whose amino-acid sequence MNFKIFQGINLKSHSRLIKSILDRVMAAIALIFLFPLLMGVAIAIYFCMGQPVIFTQPRPGQNARIFNFYKFRTMTNECDTEGNLLPDEKRLTAFGKLLRQTSLDELPQLWNVLKGDMSFVGPRPLLVKYLDRYTPQQARRHEVKPGITGWAQVNGRRTLDQVWNKKFQLDVWYIDNWSLWLDLKILFMTIWQVMQRESVTQEGHVTSEEFKG is encoded by the coding sequence ATGAATTTTAAAATTTTTCAGGGCATTAACTTAAAAAGCCATAGCAGATTAATCAAGTCTATATTAGATAGAGTTATGGCAGCGATCGCTTTAATTTTTCTTTTTCCTTTACTCATGGGTGTAGCGATCGCTATTTATTTTTGCATGGGTCAGCCAGTGATTTTCACCCAGCCCCGCCCTGGTCAAAATGCTCGGATTTTTAACTTTTACAAATTCCGTACCATGACCAATGAATGCGATACTGAAGGCAATCTTCTTCCTGATGAAAAACGCCTCACAGCCTTTGGTAAATTGCTGCGTCAAACTAGTCTTGATGAATTACCTCAACTTTGGAATGTCTTAAAAGGAGACATGAGTTTTGTTGGCCCCCGCCCGTTATTAGTAAAGTATCTTGACCGCTATACCCCTCAACAAGCACGTCGCCATGAAGTAAAGCCGGGTATTACTGGCTGGGCGCAAGTTAATGGTCGCCGCACATTAGATCAAGTTTGGAATAAAAAATTTCAGTTGGATGTTTGGTATATCGATAACTGGAGTCTGTGGCTTGACCTGAAAATTTTGTTCATGACTATATGGCAAGTAATGCAACGAGAAAGCGTCACCCAGGAAGGTCACGTTACATCGGAGGAATTCAAAGGCTAG
- a CDS encoding glycosyltransferase family 4 protein: MKILHICAIGDTAQILLRPQIDYLLSHNLSVEIACSPGLEVEQLQQQGYIVHPIQIDRRISPLLNLRSIYQLTRLIQKNQYDLVHVHTPIAAVLGRIAAKLAGAKRIVYTAHGFPFHDQSSLSEYRFYFIVEKFAAFITDLILTQNHEDIATAKKLGLCPPEKVCYLGNGVDIDRFKRDCLNLTHQNQLRKSLGIPDSRNLIIGTIGRITRKKGSEYLIEATAKLLPNFPNLQVLLIGSQLDTDPEPFQTEVIKRIHSFGIDQHITLTGKRQDIPELLGLLDIFVLPTFSHEGLPRSIVEAMSMSLPVVTTDIRGCREAVIHGKTGLIVPPQNSQKLAEALGILLSNYELRQAYGQASREQVEIKYDEELVFARLNKYYQELGIDSISHK, translated from the coding sequence ATGAAAATACTACATATTTGTGCAATTGGAGACACCGCCCAGATTCTTTTAAGACCTCAGATTGATTATTTATTGTCTCATAATCTATCAGTTGAAATAGCTTGCTCTCCAGGTTTAGAAGTTGAACAATTACAACAACAAGGATACATAGTCCATCCAATTCAAATTGATCGTCGGATATCTCCTCTATTGAATTTGAGAAGTATTTATCAACTGACGCGATTAATTCAAAAAAATCAGTACGACCTTGTTCACGTACATACTCCAATTGCTGCTGTATTGGGTCGTATTGCAGCCAAACTAGCTGGTGCTAAACGAATTGTCTACACTGCTCACGGTTTTCCATTTCACGATCAGTCCTCACTTAGTGAATATCGATTTTATTTTATTGTCGAAAAATTTGCTGCTTTCATAACTGATTTGATCCTTACTCAAAATCATGAAGATATTGCCACAGCTAAAAAATTAGGTCTTTGTCCGCCGGAAAAAGTGTGTTATTTGGGTAACGGTGTAGACATTGATCGTTTTAAGCGCGATTGCCTCAATTTGACTCATCAAAATCAATTACGTAAATCCTTGGGTATCCCTGATAGTAGAAACTTAATTATTGGCACAATTGGACGTATAACCCGTAAAAAAGGGAGTGAATATTTAATTGAAGCCACAGCCAAACTACTCCCTAATTTTCCTAATTTGCAGGTTCTGCTAATTGGCTCTCAACTCGATACTGACCCTGAACCTTTTCAGACAGAAGTAATAAAAAGAATTCACTCTTTCGGAATTGATCAACATATTACTCTCACAGGTAAACGTCAAGATATACCAGAACTTTTAGGGCTGTTAGATATCTTTGTGTTGCCTACATTCAGTCATGAAGGATTACCCCGATCTATCGTGGAAGCAATGTCAATGAGTTTACCAGTTGTTACTACAGATATTCGGGGTTGTCGAGAAGCTGTAATTCACGGGAAAACAGGTTTAATTGTGCCACCTCAAAATAGTCAAAAGTTAGCTGAGGCTTTAGGAATACTATTATCTAACTATGAATTGCGACAAGCTTATGGTCAAGCTAGTCGTGAGCAAGTCGAAATTAAATATGATGAGGAATTAGTTTTTGCTCGACTGAATAAGTACTATCAAGAATTAGGAATTGATTCAATATCTCATAAGTAG